A genomic window from Rhodococcus sp. KBS0724 includes:
- a CDS encoding ABC transporter substrate-binding protein: MFSRSRRATFLISALATVGLLSAACSSADAESDGSQVTAAAGYNLTAEQNRITTDKVDSIAAEVPREIRDRGTLRVTGSAGSAPPLRFYADDDTTLIGSETDFAYLIGDVLGLKVDLQTADWAQNFVRIDSGEADAFISNVTVTEERKEKYDFATYRLDTLAFEAKKGAGVSIKEPKDIAGLKIAVGSGTNQEALLVKWNEQNVAAGLAPTDISYYQNTTDYYLPLQSGRIDAYFGPNPSSQFHAKQSGETEVVGEFSGAGDALQGQIAVLVKKDNGLIKAINDAINHAIENGTYQQILERWNITGEAVDTSLINPPGLPKTK, from the coding sequence ATGTTTTCCCGATCCCGTCGCGCTACTTTCCTGATCTCGGCTCTTGCCACAGTCGGACTGCTCAGCGCAGCCTGCAGCAGCGCGGACGCCGAGTCCGACGGTAGCCAGGTCACCGCCGCCGCGGGCTACAACCTCACCGCGGAGCAGAATCGCATTACCACCGACAAGGTGGATTCCATCGCTGCGGAGGTGCCTCGAGAAATCCGCGACCGTGGCACGCTGCGAGTTACCGGCAGCGCCGGTTCCGCTCCGCCGCTTCGCTTCTACGCCGACGACGACACGACGCTCATCGGCTCCGAAACCGACTTCGCTTACCTGATCGGCGACGTTCTCGGATTGAAGGTGGACCTGCAGACGGCCGACTGGGCACAGAACTTCGTCCGGATCGACTCCGGGGAAGCCGACGCGTTCATCTCCAATGTGACTGTGACGGAAGAACGCAAGGAGAAGTACGACTTCGCCACCTACCGACTCGACACTCTCGCGTTCGAAGCCAAGAAGGGCGCTGGGGTTTCCATCAAGGAGCCCAAGGATATTGCCGGGCTGAAGATCGCGGTGGGATCCGGCACCAATCAGGAAGCGCTGCTGGTCAAGTGGAACGAGCAGAACGTCGCCGCCGGCCTGGCCCCCACCGACATCTCCTACTATCAGAACACCACCGACTACTACTTGCCGCTGCAGTCCGGCCGGATCGACGCCTACTTCGGACCGAACCCGTCGTCGCAGTTCCACGCCAAGCAGTCGGGCGAAACCGAAGTCGTCGGTGAGTTCTCCGGAGCCGGTGACGCCTTGCAGGGGCAGATCGCCGTGTTGGTGAAGAAGGACAACGGACTGATCAAGGCAATCAACGACGCCATCAACCACGCGATCGAGAACGGTACGTACCAGCAGATTCTCGAGCGGTGGAACATCACCGGCGAAGCCGTCGACACCTCCCTGATCAACCCGCCCGGACTCCCGAAGACCAAGTGA
- a CDS encoding amino acid ABC transporter ATP-binding protein — protein sequence MTAELTDETLYAVEARGIHKSFGALEVLAGVDLLVRKGEVTVILGPSGSGKSTLLRTLNHLEKVDRGTVRIDGELIGYRRKGNRLHELRDREILKQRSNIGFVFQNFNLFPHLTALENVVEAPLSAQKRDRDDVYREARALLERVGVGDKADEYPRQLSGGQQQRVAIARALALRPAVILFDEPTSALDPELVGEVLEVLAQLARDGATLVIVTHEVGFAREVADTAVFMDGGVIVEQGPPSQVIDNPVHERTKAFLSRVL from the coding sequence ATGACCGCAGAACTGACCGACGAGACGCTGTACGCCGTCGAAGCGCGCGGTATCCACAAGTCGTTCGGCGCTCTGGAAGTGCTTGCCGGCGTTGATCTCCTGGTTCGCAAGGGGGAGGTCACCGTGATTCTCGGGCCGTCGGGTTCCGGCAAGTCCACCTTGCTGCGCACACTCAATCATCTCGAGAAGGTCGATCGCGGCACGGTGCGGATCGACGGAGAGTTGATCGGCTACCGGCGCAAGGGAAATCGGCTTCACGAGCTGCGTGACCGCGAGATCCTGAAGCAGCGCTCGAACATCGGTTTCGTGTTCCAGAACTTCAATCTGTTTCCGCATCTCACGGCGCTCGAAAACGTGGTGGAAGCACCGCTGTCGGCCCAGAAGCGCGACCGCGACGACGTGTACCGCGAGGCTCGTGCGCTTCTCGAGCGAGTGGGCGTGGGGGACAAGGCAGACGAGTATCCCCGTCAACTCTCCGGTGGTCAGCAGCAACGTGTCGCCATTGCCAGGGCATTGGCACTGCGTCCGGCTGTCATTCTCTTCGACGAACCGACCTCGGCGCTCGATCCCGAATTGGTCGGTGAAGTCCTCGAAGTTCTTGCCCAGCTTGCCCGCGACGGCGCCACATTGGTGATCGTCACGCACGAGGTCGGATTCGCTCGGGAGGTGGCGGACACCGCAGTCTTCATGGACGGCGGAGTCATCGTCGAGCAGGGCCCACCGTCGCAAGTGATCGACAACCCGGTCCACGAACGGACCAAAGCTTTTCTCTCCCGCGTTCTCTGA
- a CDS encoding amino acid ABC transporter permease has product MSAPTEIRPEKRVAEPELPDSELVVARTWHPLRWVISAIVLVLLAQFIHGLVVNPGWDWPTFAQYFTAKSVLAALWMTIKLTLWGTILGFGLGVFLALGRLSKNPVLQVIAWTYIWAFRSIPLIVQLLFWFNITYLYQTLSLGIPFGPEFFTFQVSGVIGGFTAAVIGLALHQAAYSAEIIRSGIISVDHGQIEAAHSLGIPRSRQFFKIVLPQAMRAILPNAANEVIGLFKGTSIVSTMAIAELFYQVQVIFGRNGRVVPLLMVATIWYIILTTLLSIGQYYVERHYARGSARALPLTPVQKVRKKFEEIRDARLDIPRGASR; this is encoded by the coding sequence GTGAGCGCGCCCACCGAGATCCGCCCGGAAAAGCGGGTGGCCGAGCCGGAACTTCCCGACTCCGAGCTTGTTGTTGCCCGCACCTGGCACCCGCTTCGTTGGGTGATCAGCGCGATCGTTCTGGTACTGCTTGCCCAGTTCATTCACGGGCTCGTCGTCAATCCGGGCTGGGACTGGCCGACCTTCGCTCAGTACTTCACCGCGAAATCGGTACTTGCCGCATTGTGGATGACGATCAAGCTGACACTGTGGGGGACGATACTCGGGTTCGGACTCGGCGTGTTCCTGGCGCTCGGTCGGTTGTCGAAGAATCCGGTCCTGCAGGTCATCGCCTGGACCTATATCTGGGCGTTCCGCTCGATTCCGCTCATCGTGCAGTTGCTCTTCTGGTTCAACATCACGTACCTGTATCAAACACTTTCGCTCGGAATACCTTTCGGCCCTGAGTTCTTCACGTTCCAGGTCAGTGGCGTGATCGGTGGATTCACCGCGGCCGTCATCGGTTTGGCGTTGCATCAGGCTGCATATTCGGCAGAGATCATCCGTTCCGGAATTATCTCGGTGGATCACGGTCAGATCGAAGCCGCGCACTCGCTCGGTATCCCGCGCAGCCGTCAGTTCTTCAAGATCGTTCTCCCGCAAGCGATGCGGGCAATTCTTCCCAATGCAGCCAACGAGGTCATCGGACTCTTCAAGGGAACCTCCATCGTTTCCACCATGGCGATCGCCGAGCTGTTCTACCAGGTGCAGGTAATCTTCGGACGCAACGGACGAGTGGTCCCCCTTCTGATGGTCGCCACCATCTGGTACATCATCCTCACGACGCTGCTCTCGATCGGCCAGTACTACGTCGAGAGGCACTACGCACGAGGGTCCGCCCGTGCTCTCCCGCTGACTCCGGTGCAGAAGGTGCGCAAGAAGTTCGAAGAGATCCGCGACGCGCGTCTCGACATTCCGAGAGGTGCATCCCGATGA
- a CDS encoding sulfite exporter TauE/SafE family protein: MSGLDAFFILVAGIGAGAINAVVGSGTLITFPTLVAFGMPPVTATMSNAVGLVAGGVSGTWGYRRELSGQWDRLRWQIPASLAGALLGSWLLMHLPEKLFETIVPVLLILALALVVLQPRIQAWAKKRSTEETTLSTTRLMLLTAGTFAVGIYGGYFTAAQGILLIGVMGAILPETLQRMNGAKNLLSLLVNIVAAAMYITLAFDQINWAAAGLIAVGSLGGGVLGARYGRRLSPTALRYTIVVVGLIGLWRLLA, encoded by the coding sequence GTGAGCGGACTGGACGCATTTTTTATTCTCGTGGCAGGCATCGGAGCCGGGGCCATCAACGCCGTGGTGGGCAGTGGAACCCTGATCACCTTCCCCACTCTCGTAGCTTTCGGCATGCCTCCGGTCACCGCGACGATGTCCAACGCCGTTGGCCTTGTTGCCGGCGGAGTTTCCGGCACCTGGGGTTACCGACGCGAATTGTCGGGGCAATGGGACCGGCTTCGGTGGCAGATTCCGGCGTCACTCGCCGGCGCCCTGCTCGGCTCGTGGTTGCTGATGCACCTACCCGAGAAATTGTTCGAGACGATAGTTCCGGTATTGCTGATCCTGGCGCTCGCTCTCGTCGTTCTCCAGCCACGCATCCAGGCCTGGGCGAAAAAACGCTCCACCGAAGAGACGACGTTGTCGACCACGAGGTTGATGCTCCTGACCGCAGGCACGTTTGCCGTCGGTATCTACGGCGGCTATTTCACCGCCGCGCAGGGCATCCTCCTGATCGGTGTGATGGGTGCCATTCTTCCCGAAACCCTGCAGCGAATGAACGGAGCGAAGAACCTCCTCTCGCTGCTCGTCAACATCGTCGCCGCGGCAATGTACATCACCTTGGCCTTCGACCAGATCAATTGGGCAGCAGCCGGTTTGATCGCAGTCGGCTCGCTCGGCGGAGGTGTGCTCGGAGCCCGCTACGGACGACGCCTGTCTCCCACTGCGCTGCGGTACACGATTGTCGTCGTCGGCCTGATCGGGCTGTGGCGTCTTCTCGCTTGA
- a CDS encoding HAD-IIA family hydrolase, which yields MTTTANESQWTYLMDMDGVLVHEEHLVLGADTFLAELASNNIPYMVLTNNSIRTPRDLRARLLNSGLDIPEKSIWTSALATATFLANQRPGGSAYVVGESGLTTALHDIGYVLTDSDPDYVVLGETRTYSFEAITTAIRLVERGSRFIATNPDATGPSRDGSLPATGSVAALITKATGRDPYYVGKPNALMMRSALRSIGAHSANTLMIGDRMDTDIVCGLEAGLQTILVMTGISTPASVELYPYRPTIVLESVAALVGNTTDPFRNNK from the coding sequence ATGACCACAACCGCGAATGAATCCCAGTGGACCTACCTCATGGACATGGACGGAGTCCTCGTTCACGAAGAACACTTGGTGCTGGGAGCGGACACGTTCCTCGCCGAACTGGCATCGAACAACATCCCGTACATGGTGCTGACCAACAACTCGATCAGAACTCCGCGAGACTTGCGTGCACGCCTACTCAACTCCGGCCTCGACATCCCCGAGAAGTCCATTTGGACCTCAGCTCTGGCGACTGCCACCTTCCTCGCCAATCAGCGACCAGGTGGCAGCGCATACGTGGTCGGCGAATCAGGCCTGACCACGGCGCTGCACGACATCGGGTACGTCCTGACGGACAGCGATCCCGACTACGTCGTCCTGGGCGAAACCCGTACATACTCGTTCGAGGCCATCACCACTGCCATCAGGTTGGTCGAGCGTGGTTCGCGGTTCATTGCCACCAACCCCGACGCCACCGGACCGTCACGGGATGGCTCCCTGCCTGCCACCGGTTCCGTAGCCGCCTTGATCACCAAAGCCACGGGGCGCGACCCGTACTACGTCGGCAAGCCGAATGCCCTCATGATGCGATCGGCCTTGCGGTCCATCGGCGCCCATTCCGCCAATACGTTGATGATCGGCGACCGCATGGACACCGACATCGTGTGCGGCCTGGAGGCCGGCTTGCAGACCATCCTCGTGATGACCGGGATCTCGACACCGGCGTCCGTGGAGCTGTATCCGTACCGCCCCACCATCGTTCTGGAATCCGTCGCCGCACTTGTCGGAAATACGACGGATCCTTTTCGTAACAATAAGTAA
- a CDS encoding alternate-type signal peptide domain-containing protein, translated as MKKQTKGAIAAAAAGALLLGGAGSYAVWNDSKDISTGSVTSGVLTLGACTPAAGTGWTSLNPTAAPISAITSYRIVPTEVVAFNCDAVVTAVGDRLTATIVADPSSISGALASNVTATTTLKKGTTVVSGITAIPGTPTQSVNVEVRLAFNNVTGTTAQNQAVDLTALKLVLTQTALTAP; from the coding sequence ATGAAGAAACAGACAAAGGGTGCAATCGCGGCAGCAGCTGCGGGCGCACTACTCCTCGGCGGTGCAGGCAGCTACGCGGTCTGGAATGACAGCAAGGACATCAGCACCGGATCAGTCACCTCGGGAGTCCTGACGCTGGGCGCCTGCACGCCCGCCGCCGGGACGGGATGGACGTCGCTCAATCCGACGGCCGCTCCGATCAGCGCGATCACCAGCTACCGCATCGTGCCCACCGAGGTTGTTGCGTTCAACTGCGATGCTGTCGTGACCGCCGTCGGCGACCGCTTGACTGCGACCATCGTCGCCGACCCTTCGAGCATCAGCGGAGCGCTCGCATCCAATGTCACTGCAACCACTACCCTCAAGAAGGGCACGACCGTGGTCAGCGGCATTACCGCGATTCCCGGCACCCCCACACAGAGCGTCAACGTCGAAGTCCGACTCGCATTCAACAACGTGACCGGAACTACCGCGCAGAACCAGGCAGTCGACCTGACTGCTCTGAAGCTCGTTCTCACTCAGACCGCGCTGACTGCTCCGTAA
- a CDS encoding signal peptidase I, with amino-acid sequence MTSGAHRTQKTGPLWWATSIISWTLLLAVSALITATIVVPYFAGAQRFTVLTGSMRPTYDPGSLIVVKPVNTDELMIGQAITYQMESGQAAVVTHRIIEISENQKGERTFTTQGDANGQPDEKEVRPVQIRGKVWYGLPYLGYVNNWLTGEQRTVIVGIAVGALVIYAVFMFVSGTRDSRRRKKQTSIDVSTPRVVASPAPES; translated from the coding sequence ATGACATCCGGCGCGCATCGCACCCAGAAAACCGGGCCGCTCTGGTGGGCCACGTCGATCATCAGCTGGACACTGCTCCTTGCCGTCAGCGCGCTGATCACCGCGACAATCGTGGTTCCCTATTTCGCCGGAGCACAACGCTTTACAGTCCTCACCGGTTCGATGAGGCCCACCTACGATCCTGGGTCCCTGATCGTCGTCAAACCGGTGAACACGGACGAACTCATGATCGGCCAGGCCATTACGTACCAGATGGAATCGGGACAGGCCGCCGTCGTCACCCACCGGATCATCGAGATCAGCGAGAACCAAAAGGGCGAAAGAACATTCACCACCCAGGGTGATGCGAACGGACAACCCGACGAGAAGGAAGTACGACCTGTCCAGATCAGAGGCAAGGTCTGGTACGGCCTCCCTTATCTCGGGTATGTGAACAACTGGCTGACCGGAGAACAAAGAACCGTGATCGTCGGGATCGCCGTCGGCGCACTCGTCATCTATGCCGTCTTCATGTTCGTCAGTGGCACTCGTGACAGCCGCAGACGAAAAAAGCAGACGAGCATCGACGTCTCCACACCCCGAGTCGTCGCCTCGCCAGCACCCGAATCCTGA
- a CDS encoding signal peptidase I, with product MSVVEHGTTSGTVARHLRESALTVGAVLGVMCVVAALASWMFGVTPLVFTSGSMSPSIETGALGFARTVDADDLAVGDVVSVTNTSGTRISHRIEQITPQGDGTAALVLKGDANDQSDLEPYVVADADRILFSVNKAGYVVAWLSGPSGAFLGGIVACALLFIAFRRPPRDTTAPNSTETTVPPTDQRAVKPKSAGTAKSVVALGAVGLAVLGATHTTSTRADFTSTATVTGLSFTAASTITVAPAAPVLSKVMCSSLLVALTMSWDAVPGATGYRIIVRDSNQIQVGSTDQTALSYTAFGTLNLQNGTYLVEVHSMNGLAVSPGWSGWTINYTIGLLVSCGSRTSGTSQAGALRMAAPAAPATTTTSTTTAPTTSATETPLTTTSSVAPTSTTPPTPTTSTGVTTEETTTSTTPSTTTPTTTTPVTTATTTPVETPLGDATSSGQFTAETVSTSSGNVVIVSDQSGVELFRTPVDPSTELHWLSGTNELWLINSAGVRKVDASTGAWTKSTVTGTLPDEIQELVSP from the coding sequence ATGAGCGTCGTCGAGCACGGAACAACATCGGGCACCGTGGCCCGCCATCTGCGGGAGTCTGCCCTGACTGTCGGCGCCGTACTCGGAGTCATGTGCGTCGTAGCTGCCTTGGCATCGTGGATGTTCGGGGTCACACCGCTGGTCTTCACATCAGGTTCGATGTCACCGTCAATCGAGACCGGGGCTTTGGGGTTCGCACGCACTGTTGATGCCGACGACCTCGCTGTGGGCGATGTCGTGAGCGTGACAAATACCTCCGGAACACGTATTTCCCACCGGATCGAGCAGATCACCCCACAAGGCGACGGCACCGCTGCTCTGGTCCTCAAAGGAGATGCAAACGATCAATCCGATCTCGAACCGTACGTGGTTGCGGATGCCGATCGAATCCTGTTCTCCGTCAACAAGGCCGGATACGTCGTCGCTTGGTTGTCCGGACCGTCCGGTGCATTTCTCGGGGGCATAGTTGCATGTGCGCTACTGTTCATAGCTTTTCGGCGGCCTCCACGCGACACGACAGCACCCAACTCGACAGAGACCACGGTTCCGCCTACCGACCAACGCGCCGTCAAACCGAAGTCAGCCGGCACAGCCAAATCCGTTGTTGCACTCGGCGCTGTGGGGCTCGCCGTTCTCGGAGCTACACACACAACATCGACGCGCGCGGACTTCACGAGCACAGCAACAGTGACCGGACTGAGCTTCACAGCAGCGTCCACGATCACTGTCGCACCCGCAGCTCCCGTTCTCTCCAAAGTGATGTGCTCATCGCTCCTGGTCGCTTTGACAATGTCGTGGGACGCGGTCCCCGGTGCGACCGGATACCGAATCATCGTCCGGGATTCGAATCAAATTCAGGTGGGTTCCACCGATCAAACAGCGCTCAGCTACACCGCATTCGGAACTCTGAATCTGCAAAATGGTACCTACCTTGTCGAAGTTCACTCGATGAACGGTCTTGCCGTCTCACCGGGATGGAGCGGATGGACAATCAATTACACGATTGGACTCCTTGTGTCATGTGGCAGCAGAACCTCGGGAACAAGTCAGGCCGGTGCACTGAGGATGGCCGCTCCCGCAGCACCCGCCACAACAACAACTTCCACGACAACCGCTCCCACCACCAGTGCCACCGAAACACCGCTCACAACAACGTCTTCCGTTGCGCCTACCTCGACAACTCCGCCTACACCGACAACCTCGACCGGTGTGACGACTGAGGAAACAACAACCAGCACAACCCCCTCGACAACAACACCGACAACCACAACACCAGTAACTACGGCCACCACCACACCTGTCGAAACGCCACTGGGTGATGCGACCTCATCGGGCCAATTCACGGCAGAGACCGTCAGCACATCTTCAGGAAATGTCGTGATCGTGAGTGATCAATCCGGGGTTGAACTCTTCCGCACCCCAGTAGATCCTTCAACCGAACTACACTGGCTCAGCGGCACGAACGAACTGTGGTTGATCAACTCTGCAGGTGTCAGGAAGGTTGATGCGTCGACGGGAGCGTGGACGAAGTCGACTGTCACGGGCACACTTCCGGACGAAATCCAGGAGTTGGTGTCCCCGTGA
- a CDS encoding alternate-type signal peptide domain-containing protein — translation MKKQLKAALAIGAAGAILIGGSGTLATWTNNGTVSNSTITSGVLTLGPCANGSWYSQIYVNSPVNPNPQVYIPNISTYRLRPGFNYTYYCDSLVKVTGGRIKANVTVDKSKLTGGLTTSSLALRTYALDASGNVLYDSSAPVPNTGTVTQTLNNTNLTVQILFTIAPDDSASAGATLSTQNLTIDIQQLPLTAVP, via the coding sequence GTGAAGAAACAGCTGAAAGCCGCGCTCGCGATAGGCGCTGCGGGAGCGATACTGATTGGCGGATCCGGCACACTTGCCACCTGGACCAACAACGGCACCGTATCCAACTCGACAATCACGTCTGGCGTTCTGACTCTCGGCCCCTGCGCCAACGGCAGTTGGTACTCGCAGATCTACGTCAATTCCCCTGTCAATCCGAATCCGCAGGTCTACATTCCCAATATCAGCACCTACCGACTCCGGCCCGGATTCAACTACACCTACTACTGCGATTCACTGGTGAAAGTCACCGGCGGGCGAATCAAAGCCAATGTCACAGTGGACAAGTCGAAATTGACGGGCGGGTTGACGACATCAAGTTTGGCGCTCCGCACCTACGCTCTGGATGCGAGCGGGAACGTCCTCTACGACAGCAGTGCGCCCGTACCGAATACCGGAACTGTCACACAGACGCTGAACAACACCAATCTGACCGTTCAGATTCTCTTCACGATTGCACCTGATGACTCGGCCAGTGCCGGGGCAACGTTGAGCACGCAAAATTTGACTATCGACATCCAACAGCTGCCACTTACCGCTGTTCCCTGA
- a CDS encoding O-succinylhomoserine sulfhydrylase: MSGIPQGGAFQRALPDDVGLGTLGVRGGLMRTGFEETSEALFLNSGFVYESAEAAEQAFTGEVDHFVYSRYGNPTVKMFEERLRLIEGAEACFATASGMSAVFTALGALLGNGDRLVAARSLFGSCFVVCNEILPRWGVDVVFVDGEDNAQWEEALSVPTTAVFFETPSNPMQSIVDVRRVAELAHAAGAKVVLDNVFATPLLQRSFDLGADVVVYSGTKHIDGQGRVLGGAILGTEEYISGPVRELMRHTGPALSPFNAWTLLKGLETMPVRIRHSVASALEIAEFLEAHPGVKWVKYPYLTSHPQHELAKSQMSGGGTVVTFELNAPDDEGKKRAFEVLNALRVIDISNNLGDSKSLITHPATTTHRAMGPEGRAAVGITDGVVRLSVGLEDTVDLLADLKRALG, from the coding sequence GTGAGCGGAATTCCCCAGGGCGGCGCATTTCAACGGGCGTTGCCGGACGACGTCGGTCTCGGCACACTCGGTGTTCGCGGTGGATTGATGCGAACGGGCTTCGAAGAAACCTCCGAAGCGCTGTTCCTCAACTCCGGATTCGTCTACGAGAGTGCAGAAGCCGCCGAACAGGCCTTCACCGGGGAAGTAGACCATTTTGTCTACTCCCGCTACGGCAATCCGACGGTCAAGATGTTCGAGGAGCGTCTGCGGCTCATCGAGGGCGCGGAAGCGTGCTTTGCGACGGCCAGCGGAATGTCGGCTGTATTCACGGCGTTGGGCGCATTGTTGGGCAACGGAGACCGACTGGTTGCCGCACGCAGCCTCTTCGGTTCCTGCTTTGTCGTGTGCAACGAAATCCTCCCGCGCTGGGGAGTCGACGTCGTTTTTGTCGACGGCGAAGACAACGCGCAGTGGGAAGAAGCGCTCTCGGTGCCCACCACGGCGGTGTTCTTCGAAACACCCTCCAACCCGATGCAGTCGATCGTGGACGTACGACGCGTCGCCGAACTCGCGCATGCTGCCGGCGCAAAGGTGGTGCTGGACAACGTCTTCGCGACACCGCTCCTGCAGCGCAGCTTCGATTTGGGTGCCGACGTCGTCGTGTACTCCGGAACCAAGCACATCGACGGTCAGGGTCGTGTTCTCGGTGGAGCGATCCTCGGAACCGAGGAATACATCAGCGGTCCCGTCCGAGAGTTGATGCGGCACACCGGACCTGCGCTCAGCCCGTTCAACGCGTGGACTCTGCTCAAGGGGCTCGAGACCATGCCCGTTCGCATCCGGCATTCCGTGGCTTCGGCTCTCGAGATCGCCGAATTCCTGGAAGCTCACCCCGGCGTCAAGTGGGTCAAGTACCCGTACCTGACATCGCACCCGCAGCACGAGCTTGCGAAGTCCCAAATGAGCGGCGGCGGAACAGTTGTCACCTTCGAACTCAACGCCCCCGATGACGAGGGCAAGAAGCGGGCATTCGAGGTCCTGAACGCGCTGCGGGTCATCGACATCTCCAACAACCTCGGTGACTCCAAGTCCTTGATCACCCATCCCGCCACCACGACTCACCGCGCCATGGGGCCGGAAGGCCGTGCGGCAGTGGGTATTACCGACGGTGTGGTTCGTCTGTCCGTCGGACTCGAAGACACTGTAGATCTGCTGGCGGACCTGAAGCGAGCGCTGGGCTGA
- a CDS encoding rhodanese-like domain-containing protein, with translation MSYAGDLTPEQAWELLRENPEAVLVDVRTDAEWKYVGIPDVTSLGNSAVQIEWVSYPNGARNDNFIDELKESGVVPGSGKPVIFLCRSGQRSIGAAESATAAGIGPSYNVLDGFEGGLDADGHRGVVGWRAIGLPWRQQ, from the coding sequence GTGAGTTACGCAGGCGATCTGACGCCGGAGCAAGCCTGGGAGCTGCTCCGCGAAAACCCCGAAGCAGTGCTCGTTGACGTGCGCACCGACGCAGAGTGGAAGTACGTCGGTATCCCCGATGTCACCTCCCTCGGCAACTCGGCTGTGCAGATCGAATGGGTGAGCTACCCGAACGGTGCACGCAACGACAACTTCATCGACGAGTTGAAGGAATCCGGTGTTGTGCCTGGATCCGGGAAACCCGTGATCTTCCTGTGTCGATCCGGTCAGCGATCGATCGGGGCTGCAGAAAGTGCGACAGCGGCGGGCATCGGTCCGTCGTACAACGTGCTCGACGGGTTCGAAGGCGGCTTGGACGCCGACGGACATCGTGGAGTTGTAGGTTGGCGGGCCATCGGCCTGCCGTGGAGGCAGCAGTGA